From Drosophila suzukii chromosome 2R, CBGP_Dsuzu_IsoJpt1.0, whole genome shotgun sequence, a single genomic window includes:
- the didum gene encoding unconventional myosin-Vb isoform X4, with the protein MSSEEMLYAQGAKIWVPHAEQVWESATLEESYRKGAGFLKICTESGSLKEVKLKADGSDLPPLRNPAILVGQNDLTTLSYLHEPGVLHNLRVRFCERQIIYTYCGIILVAINPYAEMPLYGPSIIRAYRGHAMGDLEPHIFALAEEAYTKLERENCNLSIIVSGESGAGKTVSAKYAMRYFAAVGGSESETQVERKVLASSPIMEAFGNAKTTRNDNSSRFGKFTKLLFRNQMGVMYLQGATMHTYLLEKSRVVYQAQGERNYHIFYQLCAARSKYPELVLDHQDKFEFLNMGGALEIERVSDADQFNETVQAMTVLGFSIQQIADIVKILAGILHLGNIKVSKKFNEGSEEEDSDSCDIFHNDIHLQITGDLLRVSAEDLRRWLLMRKIESVNEYVLIPNSIEAAQAARDALAKHIYAKLFQYIVGVLNKSLNNGSKQCSFIGVLDIYGFETFEVNSFEQFCINYANEKLQQQFNQHVFKLEQEEYLKEGITWTMIDFYDNQPCIDLIESRLGVLDLLDEECRMPKGSDESWAGKLIGKCSKFPHFEKPRFGTTSFFIKHFSDTVEYDVNGFLEKNRDTVSKELTQVLSESNMSLVKQVMTLEEVDTLSVDTAKSSTLGGRVVISAGRKQLPRNAQQQGNDTRRRVVPSKQHRKTVGSQFQESLASLISTLHATTPHYVRCIKPNDDKIAFKWETAKIIQQLRACGVLETVRISAAGFPSRWLYPDFYMRYQLLVYRSKLDKNDMKQSCQNIVMKWIQDEDKYRFGNTQIFFRAGQVAFLEQVRANLRKKYITIVQSVVRRFIYRRRFLRLQMVINGIQRHARGFLARQRVQKMREARAGLILSKYARGWLCRRRYLRLRHSISGIQTYARGMMARSKFHAMRDHYRAVQIQRFVRGALARRAYQKRRRNIIICQAAIRRFLARRKFKRMKAEAKTIKHIENKYMGLENKIISMQQRIDELNRDNSNLKHKTSEISVLKMKLELKKTLEGEFKNVKAACQDKDRLIEALNKQLEAERDEKMQLLEENGHAQEEWLSQKQTWRLENEELRRQIDEIIEMAKNAEVSQRNQEDRLLAEIDNRELNEAYQRAIKDKEVIENENYTLKEELSRLTAGNFSLHGRKASNASSQNEDDVGYASAKNTLDINRPPDLLSKNYSYDSTSMVVKLRAILEEEKQKHKNLQEQYIKLASRHKPTEDSFRPACCVAGRGP; encoded by the exons ATGTCGAGCGAGGAGATGCTATATGCGCAG GGCGCCAAGATCTGGGTGCCGCATGCGGAGCAGGTGTGGGAGAGTGCCACCTTGGAGGAGAGCTACCGCAAGGGCGCCGGCTTCCTGAAGATCTGCACCGAGTCCGGGAGCCTCAAGGAGGTCAAGCTAAAGGCCGATGGCAGCGACCTGCCCCCCTTGCGCAATCCGGCCATTCTGGTGGGACAGAACGACCTCACCACTCTGTCCTACCTGCATGAGCCGGGGGTGTTGCACAATCTGCGTGTCCGCTTTTGCGAGCGCCAGATTATCTACACCTACTGCGGCATCATTCTGGTGGCCATCAATCCGTACGCGGAGATGCCCCTCTACGGACCGAGCATCATCCGGGCCTACCGGGGTCATGCCATGGGCGATCTGGAGCCCCACATCTTTGCCCTAGCGGAGGAGGCGTACACGAAACTGGAGCGCGAAAACTGCAACCTGAGCATCATCGTCAGCGGGGAGTCGGGAGCGGGCAAGACGGTGTCCGCCAAATACGCCATGAGGTACTTCGCCGCCGTCGGAGGTTCTGAGTCCGAGACGCAGGTCGAGCGCAAGGTGCTGGCATCTTCGCCGATCATGGAGGCCTTTGGCAATGCCAAGACGACCCGCAACGACAATAGCTCCCGCTTCGGCAAGTTCACCAAGCTGTTGTTCCGGAACCAGATGGGCGTTATGTACCTCCAGGGGGCCACCATGCACACCTACCTGCTGGAGAAGTCCCGGGTGGTGTACCAAGCGCAGGGAGAGCGGAACTACCACATATTCTACCAGCTGTGCGCGGCGCGGTCCAAGTACCCGGAATTGGTGCTGG ATCACCAGGACAAGTTCGAGTTCCTCAACATGGGTGGAGCACTGGAAATAGAACGAGTCTCGGATGCAGATCAGTTCAATGAAACCGTGCAGGCCATGACCGTTTTGGGCTTCTCCATTCAGCAGATAGCCGATATCGTTAAGATCCTGGCAGGCATACTCCACTTGGGCAATATTAAAGTGTCCAAAAAGTTTAACGAAGGCAGCGAGGAAGAGGACTCTGATTCCTGCGATATATTC CATAACGACATCCACCTGCAGATCACCGGCGATCTGCTGCGGGTGAGCGCCGAGGATCTGCGCCGGTGGCTTTTGATGCGTAAGATAGAGTCGGTCAATGAATATGTGCTGATACCGAATAGCATTGAGGCGGCGCAGGCGGCGCGAGACGCCCTGGCCAAGCACATCTATGCGAAACTTTTCCAGTACATTGTCGGTGTGCTGAACAAGAGCCTCAACAACGGTAGCAAGCAGTGCAGCTTCATTGGCGTCCTCGATATCTACGGCTTCGAAACGTTCGAGGTGAACTCGTTCGAACAGTTTTGCATAAACTATGCGAATgaaaagctgcagcagcagTTCAACCAGCATGTCTTTAAGCTGGAGCAGGAGGAGTATCTCAAGGAGGGCATCACCTGGACGATGATTGACTTCTACGACAATCAGCCGTGCATTGATCTAATTGAATCTCGACTGGGAGTGCTGGACCTCCTCGATGAGGAGTGTAGA ATGCCCAAGGGTTCGGACGAAAGTTGGGCTGGCAAGCTCATCGGAAAATGCAGTAAATTTCCGCATTTCGAGAAGCCACGCTTTGGCACCACAA GCTTCTTTATCAAACATTTCTCGGACACGGTCGAATATGACGTGAACGGATTCTTGGAAAAGAATCGTGACACTGTCTCCAAGGAGCTGACCCAAGTGCTGAGCGAGTCCAACATGTCCCTGGTCAAGCAGGTGATGACCCTCGAGGAAGTAGATACCTTGAGCGTAGATACCGCCAAATCGTCAACTTTGGGTGGTCGTGTCGTGATCAGTGCTGGCCGCAAACAG CTCCCTCGGAATGCCCAACAGCAAGGGAACGACACACGACGAAGA GTGGTACCATCCAAGCAGCATAGGAAAACTGTAGGATCGCAGTTCCAGGAGAGTCTGGCCTCGCTGATATCCACGTTACATGCTACAACACCGCACTATGTGCGCTGCATTAAG CCCAACGATGACAAGATTGCCTTTAAATGGGAAACGGCCAAGATCATCCAGCAGCTGAGGGCCTGCGGTGTGCTGGAAACGGTGCGCATCTCCGCTGCGGGATTCCCCTCGAGGTGGCTTTATCCTGACTTCTATATGCGCTACCAGCTGCTGGTCTACCGATCCAAGCTCGACAAGAACGACATGAAGCAGTCATGCCAAAACATCGTGATGAAGTGGATCCAGGACGAGGATAAGTACCGCTTTGGCAACACACAGATCTTCTTCCGCGCCGGTCAAGTTGCCTTCCTTGAACAAGTGCGGGCAAATCTGCGCAAGAAGTACATCACCATTGTGCAGTCGGTGGTGCGGCGATTCATCTACCGACGCCGGTTCCTGCGTCTCCAAATGGTGATCAATGGCATCCAGAGGCATGCACGCGGCTTTCTCGCACGCCAGCGCGTCCAGAAAATGCGGGAGGCTCGCGCGGGCTTGATCCTGTCGAAGTACGCTCGAGGTTGGTTGTGCCGTCGTCGTTATTTGCGCCTGCGCCATTCAATTTCCGGCATACAGACCTACGCTCGCGGCATGATGGCCCGTAGCAAGTTCCATGCGATGCGGGATCACTACCGGGCGGTTCAGATCCAGCGTTTCGTTCGTGGTGCCCTGGCGCGGCGAGCTTACCAAAAGCGGCGGCGCAACATCATCATTTGCCAGGCGGCAATTCGCAGGTTTTTGGCCCGCCGTAAGTTCAAACGCATGAAGGCCGAGGCCAAGACTATCAAGCACATAGAGAACAAGTACATGGGTCTGGAAAACAAGATTATATCCATGCAGCAGCGCATCGATGAGCTGAACCGCGACAACAGTAACTTGAAGCACAAGACCAGCGAGATCAGCGTATTGAA AATGAAGCTTGAGCTGAAGAAGACCCTGGAAGGTGAATTCAAGAATGTGAAGGCCGCCTGCCAGGACAAGGACCGGCTGATCGAAGCACTCAACAAGCAGTTGGAGGCGGAACGGGATGAGAAGATGCAGCTGCTCGAGGAGAACGGCCATGCGCAAGAGGAGTGGCTCAGCCAGAAGCAGACGTGGCGCCTAGAGAACGAGGAGCTGCGCCGCCAGATTGACGAGATTATTGAGATGGCAAAGAACGCAGAGGTCAGCCAACGCAACCAGGAGGACAGGTTGCTGGCCGAGATTGACAACAGGGAGCTGAACGAGGCGTACCAGCGAGCCATTAAGGACAAGGAGGTGATCGAGAACGAGAACTACACGCTGAAGGAGGAGCTCAGTCGACTCACAGCCGGCAATTTCAGCCTGCACGGGCGCAAGGCTAGTAACGCTTCCAGCCAGAACGAGGACGATGTGGGTTACGCCTCGGCCAAGAATACTCTGGATATCAATAGGCCGCCGGATCTGCTAAGCAAGAATT ATTCGTACGACTCGACAAGCATGGTGGTGAAGTTAAGAGCCATTCTCGAGGAGGAGAAGCAGAAGCACAAGAACCTTCAGGAGCAGTACATCAAGCTGGCCAGCCGCCACAAGCCCACCGAGGATTCGTTCCG CCCAGCATGCTGCGTTGCAGGAAGAGGTCCGTAG